The window AAGCCAATCTGTAGCCTAGCCTGCTCAATCGGAAAATCGGAGATGTCTACCCGCTGGTGCTTACGCACTGGCTGGCCTATTTTTGCGCGCACTCGTCTATAATTCCAGTCCACCAACACGCCGTTGGCAGTTGCGCTGACCAGCGAGCCTAGTCCGGCGGGTATAAAGCTCAGTCCTATACCGAGATCGTGAAGGATGTAAAGCTCCTTGAAGAGCGAAGGAATACCCGCAGTGACAGCATAGTAGCTTGCGAAAACGACTCCGTTCACCAACAAAAGTAGGCCAACCGGTCGATGAGAAAGCAGTCGCAATGTGGACCATGGATTCAGGATGGCCCATTTTCTGGGCTGTTGAGGAGGAGACTGACAGGCGAATCTGTCAGTTTCTTGATTCCAAGGTCGCTTCATACAGCTCCAAAGGGTCCTATTCCACCCCAACGCAGTGATCGATCCGTCCCCAACAATAGCCCGACAAGTCTCAGGGAAGAATAGAAGCAGCGGCACAGAAAAGGCAGTGGCTGCAATGGCTAAAAACCAGAATATTGCCGGCCATCCCAAATACTGGCTCAACAAGCCGCCAAGAACAGGCCCAAGAGAGGGCGCGAGAATATTCCCAAGCGACGCAAGTCCCATATACGAGCCTCGCTCGGCGGGGGTAATGATATCAGCTGCAACAGCGGATGCCAGGGCAACTGTTCCACTACTGCCGCTGCTTTGAACAGCGCGGAGAATCAGCAGCGCAGAAAAGTGGCGttggagagcgagagcgacGTTGCCGGCGATATATACTACAAAACAGCAGATATAGGCTGGTCGGCGGCCGGCTTGGTCGGCAAGCGAGCCCATGAAAGCTGGTGCGAGGCCCTGGCATATCTATATCCGGAAAGTCAGTCGTTTGGCTGATAGTGGCATGCAGAAGGCCACACACCATGTACGTCGTGATGGTTAGGTTTATCTGAGACGGACCGACATGTAAATCTTTGGCAATGGAATTCAAGGCCGGGTAGTAGATGTTGGCAGATAAAGGAGAGAAGCTTGAGGCTAGCGCTGCAGTCAGGATAATCAGTCGTTTTCTATTCGCAGTGAAAACGGAATATCGACCAGTGGTAGCTCTCAGCAAAGGCGTTGTATCGTTGGCTTCGCTGTCGGTACTAGACAGACATTCATCTGTAATCGGCTGCATGATGAGTGAAATGTGATGGCAAGAATAACATGTGCAAGAAGATAAAATCGTATATTATAACACCTTGATTGAAGCGTAGGTAACAAATAGCAAAGAGCATAGACCCTGAAGAAACCAGCTCGTAGAGAAACCCTCAATCCAGCCGACTAAATCTTCGCGAGAGCGTCCGGCCTAGGTGTTGCACTGCCAGTATAGAGGTGGGAAGGGCGAAAGATCTTGCCGCGAGTGACTAGTTACACTGGTCAGCAAAGAAGTCACCGCGCTTTGCGGGCGATTCAGGCTATTTGGCGTACGTACCCATGTATTCACGCCAATGAGCCATAATTCCCATGATCCGATGCGAGAGCATAGCCGCCGGAATGATCTCCGGCTCGAACCCACTATGCAAAACATCAGCCagatctgctccagcacATTACCTTCACACCACCGTCTAATTGAGGATCTACAAACATGCCAGTGAAGACGAAGTTTCCATAAAAATCGGCATTCGGATATAACCCGCGAGAGAGGAAGTACTCATCTCTACTTGCAGCCATCTCAATAGCTTCGGCGATTTTGTACAGCGGGTTCGATTCCGGAGCCAGATCCTTCAGAATGTTGCGAATGGGATGAACGCGCGGATCGATACCCTTGTACGAGCGATGGCCATAGCCGAACAATTTGCGTTTCCCGGCTTTAACCTCGTCAATGAAGGCGGGAACGCGTGATGGGTCCCCAATCTCGCGCAACGCGCGCTGCGCAGATTCTGTCGTGCCGAAATGCAGCGGGCCATGAGCGGCACTAACAGCGGACATCAGGCACGAGACTGGATCAGTCAAGGAGGACGCTGTGACGAGAGTCGAGAAGACGGAGAGTGCCATTCCATGGTCTGCGTTGAGCATGGCGAAGCGGCGGAAACACGCCAGGCGCGTGGGGTCGGGACGTTGCGTGGTTTGGTCTAGCATGCCAGACATGGTGAATAGGTTCTCGTAGTAGGTTTGGTCCGGGGAGGCGGGTTGCCATGCAGTGCCCTTGCGGTGGCAATAGACGTGGGCGAAGACCACGGCGTAGGCTGCGGTGGTTTTCAAGATCATCTGGTCAGCAATATCAATGTTCTTCTGGTAGAGGCTCGCG of the Penicillium psychrofluorescens genome assembly, chromosome: 1 genome contains:
- a CDS encoding uncharacterized protein (ID:PFLUO_001338-T1.cds;~source:funannotate) gives rise to the protein MSTGTLFIRDSRTNLHYEIPINRNAVRATDLQRIRAPSAGTDRADQVGHGLRVHDPGLQNTTVVESAISFSDHERGQLLFRGYTLEQLWDADFEGMFHLLVWGKYPTAHQRAELSRTLAQQMQEIPDSVHETIQNLPPTTSPLSLILAGLAAYLSSIPESIPASSDASLYQKNIDIADQMILKTTAAYAVVFAHVYCHRKGTAWQPASPDQTYYENLFTMSGMLDQTTQRPDPTRLACFRRFAMLNADHGMALSVFSTLVTASSLTDPVSCLMSAVSAAHGPLHFGTTESAQRALREIGDPSRVPAFIDEVKAGKRKLFGYGHRSYKGIDPRVHPIRNILKDLAPESNPLYKIAEAIEMAASRDEYFLSRGLYPNADFYGNFVFTGIGFEPEIIPAAMLSHRIMGIMAHWREYMGTYAK